From the genome of Streptomyces sp. JH34:
GGGCGGGTGCTATCCGCCGCCGCCGAAGATCCCGCCGCGGCCGTTCTCCTCGCCCGTCGTCGTGCCGTCGGTCGTTCCTGTGGTCGTTCCGGTGTCCGTCCCGCCGTCCGTGGTCCCGGCGTCCGTCCCACCGTCGGTGGACCCGTCCGTGGTCCCCCCGTTGTTGCTGCCGTTGCTGTTCCCGCCGGTCTGGTTGTTCTTGCACTCCCAGTCGAGCGGCTGGCACGTCTCGCTCGGTGAGGGGGACGGCGTCGTCGGGGTGGGTGACGGGGAAGCGGGCTCCTCAGTGGTCTGCGAGGGCGAAGGCGTCGGGCTGGGCGTCGGGCTGGGGGTGGGCTTCTCGCCGACGACCTCGCCGAACGGCTCCGGCGTCGGGAACTTGACGACCTTCCTGCCCTTCATCGCTTCGGCCATGTAGTCGTGCCAGATCTGCGCGGGGAACGAGGCTCCGTGGATCGACTTCTCGCCGCCCGTTCCGTACATCTCCAGGAACTCACGGTTCTTCTGCGTCTCGTCGTCGTCCATCCGGAACATGCTGACGGCGGTCGAGACCTGCGGGGTGTAGCCGACGAACCAGGCCGACTTGTTGCCGTCCGTGGTACCCGTCTTGCCTGCCACGTCCCGACCCGGGAGCTGGGCGGGCGTGCCCGTCCCGTTCTCGACGACGTTCTTCAGCACGTCGGTGACGTTGTCCGCGATGACGTTCCGGAACGCCTGCTTCGTCTCCGTCTTGTGCTGATAGATGATCTCGCCCTTGTGCTTGACCTCGGTGACCGAGAAGGGCTCCCGCTGCTTGCCGCTGGTGGCGAAGGTGGCGTACGAGCCGGCCATCCTGATCGCACTCGGCGAGGAGGTACCGATGGAGAACGAGGGAACGCTGGAGTCCGCCATGTAGTCGTCGTCACGGAGCCCCGCGCTCATGGCGGCCTGCTTCACCTTGTCGGTGCCGACATCCATGCCGAGCTGGACGTACGGGGAGTTGGCTGACTCCTGCATGGCGTATTTGAGCGTGATGTCGCCGTAGGACTTGTCACCGTCGTTGGTCTGGTGCCATTCCTTGTCGTCCTTGTCCAGCCACACGTCACCGTTGTACTGGTTGATCGTCAGTGCGTTGTCGCCGTCGTAGACGCTCTTCGGCGAGACGGGCGTGCGGTCCGACTCGCCCTGGTCGGGACCGAGCTTGGGGTCCCGCTTGCCGTACTCCATGGCAGCCGCCAGCACGAACGGCTTCCACGTCGAGCCGACCTGCGCTCCGGTCGCGTCCGCGTTGTTGGTGTAGTGCTCCGTCGCGTTCCGGCCGCCGTACGTGGCGACGATGGCACCCGTCTTGGTGTCGACCGACGCGCCACCGAACTGGACGTGTGTGTCCTTGTCGGGGCGCTTCTTCGCGTTGATCTTGGCGTCGTACACCGTATTGATCGACTTCTCGAGCTGTTCGACGTTCTCCTCGACGAAGGTCGTGTGGATCTCGTAGCCGCCCCGGGCCAGTTCCTTCTCGGTGACGCCCTCCGTGTTGTGCGCGAGGAAGTACTTCGTGGCGAGGTCGACGAGGTATCCGATCTGGCCGCCCAGCTTGGCGTCCTTCTTCGGCGGTTTGGGCATGGGGAACGTCTTGTACTTCGCCCGCTCGGCCGCGCTCATCCGGCCGTCCTTGACCTCTTCGTCGAGGATCCAGCTCCAGCGCGCCTTGGCACGCCGGGTGTTCTCCTTGGCGGAGGCCTTCACCGGGTCGACCTCGGGGGCACCCGCGGGGTCGAAGTAGCTCGCGCCCTTGAGCAGCGTCGCCAGGAAGGCGCACTCGCTCGGGTTCAGGGCCGTGGCGTCCTTGCCGTAGTACGCGCGTGCGGCGGCCTGGAGACCTGATGCGCCCCGGCCGTAGTAGGAGACGTTGAGGTAGCCCTCCATGACCTTGTTCTTCGGGACCGTTCCACCGACCTTGAGCGTGATGAAGAGCTCCTTGACCTTCCGGCTCACGGTCTGGTCCTGGCTGAGCATGGAGTTCTTCACGTACTGCTGGGTGATCGTCGAGCCGCCCTGGGTGTCACCTCCCCGCGCCATGTTCCAGAAGGCACGGGCGATGCCCATGGGGTCGATGCCCCTGTCGTCGTCGAACGTCTTGTTCTCGGCCGAGATGACGGCGTTCCGCATCGCTGCGGGAATCTGCGCGTACTCGAGCGACTGCCGGTTGACGGAACCACCCGTGGCGACCATCTGGGTGTCGTTGGCCCAGTAGTAGACGTTGTTCTGGGCGGTGGCGAGGTCCTTGGGCTCGGGGGGCACCACCAGTGCGTAGGCGATGCCTGCCGCGCCCATCATGATCCCGAGGA
Proteins encoded in this window:
- a CDS encoding transglycosylase domain-containing protein; this translates as MIDYPRAGKYGFRRWVPSWKLVSGLCLGFLGIMMGAAGIAYALVVPPEPKDLATAQNNVYYWANDTQMVATGGSVNRQSLEYAQIPAAMRNAVISAENKTFDDDRGIDPMGIARAFWNMARGGDTQGGSTITQQYVKNSMLSQDQTVSRKVKELFITLKVGGTVPKNKVMEGYLNVSYYGRGASGLQAAARAYYGKDATALNPSECAFLATLLKGASYFDPAGAPEVDPVKASAKENTRRAKARWSWILDEEVKDGRMSAAERAKYKTFPMPKPPKKDAKLGGQIGYLVDLATKYFLAHNTEGVTEKELARGGYEIHTTFVEENVEQLEKSINTVYDAKINAKKRPDKDTHVQFGGASVDTKTGAIVATYGGRNATEHYTNNADATGAQVGSTWKPFVLAAAMEYGKRDPKLGPDQGESDRTPVSPKSVYDGDNALTINQYNGDVWLDKDDKEWHQTNDGDKSYGDITLKYAMQESANSPYVQLGMDVGTDKVKQAAMSAGLRDDDYMADSSVPSFSIGTSSPSAIRMAGSYATFATSGKQREPFSVTEVKHKGEIIYQHKTETKQAFRNVIADNVTDVLKNVVENGTGTPAQLPGRDVAGKTGTTDGNKSAWFVGYTPQVSTAVSMFRMDDDETQKNREFLEMYGTGGEKSIHGASFPAQIWHDYMAEAMKGRKVVKFPTPEPFGEVVGEKPTPSPTPSPTPSPSQTTEEPASPSPTPTTPSPSPSETCQPLDWECKNNQTGGNSNGSNNGGTTDGSTDGGTDAGTTDGGTDTGTTTGTTDGTTTGEENGRGGIFGGGG